The sequence below is a genomic window from Penaeus monodon isolate SGIC_2016 chromosome 14, NSTDA_Pmon_1, whole genome shotgun sequence.
GAGGGTAACTGCCCAGAATAGGACTGTTCAGATACATAAAAACTAAGGTATTGGCCTTAAAAGAGCCTAAATTACACTTGTTTTGTATGAAATGTAATATTCATTAAGTAAAAATAAAGCCAAATCACTCATCAGCTAATCCAGGGATGTCTTGACTTCTGTAATTATGTCTTGCAAAAGCACGTAAACCTCCACCATGAATAGATAGGGCCTATAGACCTCCTTAATGATTTATTACTGAATAAGGAATCAGGCAGAGGTCAGTTTTGCTAAATCTATATGGTTCATTTTCATTGGCCTTTgcagatgataaaagaaaataaatctgtcatatataagtaataaacaattatttgcttaattttctgattttatttgttgtgtttctGTCTTTGGGTCTTGTTAGTttagatttaattttatttcaaagaatattttttatttttttccagtttcaagATGAAGACAATTTTGAAATACAGGATTGATGGTCATATCTCCAGGGAAATTATGAATCGTGAAATGTAGTAATATAGGCTAAAAAGGAGAACTAGATGCCTTTTCCTGAATTTCACATGTTATTTTCTGTAGGTGCATCAGATTAGTcctttgttaattcacttaagACTCCCTTTAAATTCAGTAAGTGATTCAAGTCAGCAATTTCTGTAAGCTCTTAGGAACCAAGAGATTGCTTTTTCAcattaggaaatatatatacatatatatatatatatatatatatatatatatatatatatatatatatatatatatatatatatatatatatatatatataatttgtcaaATACAGtattaaagaaaacaaagtatCTTTCAAAAATCTTAATTGCCCTAACAAAAGCTCTTTGGCCTTACATGCCTTCGGTGTATTCTGTACTTTCTATttgtattagaataataatgacaatgtgagTAGATTTTCTTTCAGTATCTCCCTAATCATTTTATGGTCCCAGTGAAAAAGGTCTTGCTTCATGAAACCTTAACCTCTCGCAGACGGGAACCCCTACTATTACATTAGTATCAGCTACTCCTCACCATGCCTCTACCAGGTGCCCATGCACAAAGCTCCATGATGTCATTGATTGATGAATGATTACATTTTGggtatttattgttactattattatctgaaAAATGTGTTTGTGAATATTGCTGCAGTTACCTCAGTCCTCCAGGGTATTATATTCAAAAGGTCATTCATAatcttgacaatttttttttgctgcataGTACAAAGAAGGGCGTTAGCTTAGTAGCTTTTGATCTTGAGTACTCTGCTTGTCATCAgagagtagtaataattatattttatatgtggagtaatatattcttttatgacagaggaagagaggcagtTTAGTTACCAGAATTCTGATAGCTGTTTTTTCATAggcaatattttttcttcttcttcttcttcttcattgtaatagataaagatatctgTAGAGAAAACTCACTATCATACATTTAGGaagtttaaccctttcccgacgggtagtattcatagtggcccgggcctcgctgccgggggcttatattgtcgccctagcatgcgcaccACTCATgtcaaataccagcatcccatgccgtttcttcgtaatattacgaggatatgttgtattttcagttttcattattttctaaagtctctacttgccatacttcctgataaatcgagactaaagggtatttttcttgttatatatactccatagttgatcattattcagtctatagtctgaataaaataagcagtgtgtggcatcatggagttgaaatcgtcggtttgttgcttctccttcttcttcttcttcttcttcttcttctttttttttgcatagtaaaaataagaaagtgttaaaaacgacacACACTTTCAgtgacagaaaaataatattttgccgtgattgtaacaaaaaaaaactcatggcatgtacatacatgcccccgccagatagtcccgccatgccatggcatgtgcgtacatgccacccgtcggcaaagggttaagttaCCATAATTTTGAATGAAATCTCGTTTTGCCTAATGTAGTTTTGGCTCATTTACAGTTGATGTGCTAAAGAAGGTAATTGCAGTGCACTACAGTGTACTTATTGGAACATATGTTATATGTGATATTTAAGAAGTGTGATATGTGAAGTAGGAACGCATTTTAGCCAAATTACCATAGTTTGTCCCCTAACACTAATTATCTAGTAAGTAATGACAATCAGAAAAGGGTTGGGCAACAGACTGATTAGATTAGACAAGACAATTTGTTCTTTTAATGATGCAATACATACCACACAGCAGATATTAAAGCATGTGTATTTGGTAACATGTATTTTTGCACTGTATTACAGTCTCTATCAGAACCGgtcataaacaaataattaacaattttttaaggttatgataaattatatattttgaactTGTCAGCTGTCTCTTTGAAGTAGATGTAGaagtattcaataaaaaaaaattgaaaagtcaGTATTTTCCATTTAGCAGACATTCCGACTAGACCCCCATTAATTTGGTCTTCTTCCACAGATGGTGCGGTCCATGCAAATTACTAGGTCCAAGGTTGGAAACCATCATCGGCAGCAAGGGAGACAAAGTACACTTGGCCAAAgttgatattgatgatgtatCAGACTTGGCCTTAGAGTATGGGGTATGTACTTTGTTATATCTGTTGCTTTGTCTCACCCAGTCTTCTTGCTTTTAGTGTTTAAATACATGTATGAAATGCTACAAGGCAGATCAAGGTAAAAATCAGAATACTGAAGGAAAATAGTTCTGTATTTTACGTTTTTGTCTACTCAGTTATCTGTGAATAATGATTCTCTTTTCTCATACTTTTTGCTTTTCAAAGTAAAACAATTATTTATTCACCAGCTATTATTTTCTTCCCCTAGGTAACCGCTGTACCATCAGTCCTCGCAGTTAAAGGAGGAAAAGTTGTAGACAAGTTCGTAGGCTTGCAAGAAGAGTCTCGGATCGAGTCATTTGTCGGCAGACTGATTGGAGAGTAAAGTGTTCTGTCAGCTTTATGGCAAATGTAAAGGATTCTCTTAAGGTGTAATGAACATCACAAACTGGCCATAAACATATAGGAAtgcataataatgtattttttgtctatctatgtttatctctGCCTTGTGCTTCATAAGTGTGTGGTACACAAGAAaatgtgccatttcctccctcttccttaaaTGTCAATTTTAGAACATTATTGAAGAGTTGGAGAGAAAGGTGCACAGAAAAGATGAAACACCTGTAACTGCGTGACAGCTCTTTGGTTTTACTTCAGGCAGGCTCTTTACCATTTTATCTTCTGGTATATATCAACACGCCCATATAAATACGAGGTACTTTTTAGACTTCCGGCTAAGAAGAGCTTAGAGCAGTTTACTCCCAAGCTATGCAGTGCTGTTTAAAGTACAGTGTACATTTCCGTATTCATGATTGTATATCTTCTCCATTGTTCCTGGATCATTTTTAAATCAAGCATTTCTCAGTCATGGTTGCGCAAGTTACAGTCTAAGTCATTGTACTTAACAcattttttactatctatctgtttatttgtacaGGAAAGATGTAAGTATGTTGTAGTCTTCAGCTGTATAATAAAATCTTATTAAAGCATTTTTCCTGTGTTATTACCTTGGAGGTGTAATTTTTTTCAGGGAACTTAAATAGCAACTTAACTTTGTAAATTACTCCTGTGAGACTTTTCCTAAATctcaaaaaagaatttttaaattatataactaATCTATTTCCCCTTGATGTAGATTTTTACTTATTACAACTCAGATCTTAAATGATACTAAGTCTttgtgataattattttttggctgtAATCAGGTGGATCTGTAACTAAAGTTTTACTGATTACAACAAGCTATTTAGTGTTGACAGAAAACACAGTGACTTTTTAGACTGAAATGTGTGTAGAATGAAGACAATTTATATTCTCCTTGGCAACAAAAAGAAATGTACATGGCACTATTTCAGCTTGTTATTGACAATGATATCCTGATGTCACTCAAGTCACTGAGATAGTCACTAAGAGAACCCCACAATCCCATGCTCAATGTGGGGGATCACCCTTACCTtggtcttttctcctcttttcctttgccttttcttcatccccttgttctgtcTACTTAACCTAATCATTAAGTAATTTTTACagtttttgccacaatacttttcTCATAATGCTCCTCGCTTCCTGAACTTCTCCTCTTAACAACATTTATCTTATACTGTACCCCACCAGTGCCCTCTCTCTACCGTTTTCACTGCccaacctgtaactttaccctaatcattaactcattcctaacccttttcactactataatttaccatagtgccatatgacctttgatgtcatatagcacttcctcatgctattgctata
It includes:
- the LOC119581095 gene encoding thioredoxin, mitochondrial-like — encoded protein: MFRRSLAQLASATNRALWKDLEGRFLAPLVPARGLKTTSTDRALFNVQDEEDFTERVLKSSTPVVVDFHAQWCGPCKLLGPRLETIIGSKGDKVHLAKVDIDDVSDLALEYGVTAVPSVLAVKGGKVVDKFVGLQEESRIESFVGRLIGE